CGCGCCACGGCCGCTGCCCTGGGGGGTAAATCCTACTCGCACATCCTCGATCTGCCCTACCGCTGGGAATCGTGGGCCGCGCCTCGGGACAAAAGCGGCAGGATCGACCACAACGCCGCCCTCACCGGCGACGACCTGATTCAATTCGTCAACGGCGAGTTATTCCCCTACCTGCACGGCTTCAAGCAAAAGGCCACCGGACCCAACACGATCGAATACAAGGTCGGCGAGATCTTCGGCGAGATCAAGAACCGCATCCAGAGCGGCTACAACCTGCGCGAGGCCATCGACCACATCGACGAACTCCGCTTTGCGTCGCAGACCGAGAAACACGAGCTCTCGCACCTGTACGAGGCCAAGATCAAGAACATGGGCAACGCCGGCCGTAACGGCGGCGAATACTACACCCCGCGCCCGCTCATCCGGGCCATCGTCGCCGTCACCGCCCCCCGGCTCGGCGAGACCATCTGCGACCCCGCCGTGGGCTCCGCCGGCTTCCTATGCGAATCCTTCGAGTACCTCAAAGCCCGGAACCCCCAACGCACCACCGCCCAGGACCGCACCCTGCAGGAGCGCACGTTCTACGGGAAAGAGAAGAAGTCCCTCGCCTATGTCATCGCGATCATGAACATGATCCTGCATGGCATCGAGGCTCCGAATATCATCCACACCAATACGCTGGCCGAGAATCTGGCCGACGTACAGGAAAAGGACCGGTTCGACATCATCCTGGCCAACCCGCCCTTCGGCGGGAAGGAGCGTAAGGAGGTGCAGCAGAACTTCCCCATCCGCACCGGCGAGACGGCGTTTCTCTTCCTCCAGCACTTTATCAAAGTCCTCAAGGCCGCCGGCCGCGCCGGCATCGTGATCAAAAACACCTTCCTCTCTAACACCGACAACGCCTCCGTCAGCCTCCGCCAGAAACTCCTGGAGGAATGTAATCTCCACACGGTGCTCGACTGCCCCGGCGGCACGTTCATCGGCGCGGGGGTGAAGACGGTGGTGCTGTTCTTCGAGAAGGGCACGAAGACACGCAAGGTCTGGTATTACCAGCTAGATCCAGGCCGCAACATGGGGAAGACGAATCCGCTCAACGATACCGATCTCGCCGAGTTTGTCGAGTTGCAAAAGACGTTCGCCGACTCTCCGAAAAGCTGGAGCGTGGACGTGGCAGCCGTCGACTCGAAGACGTTCGACCTCTCCGTGAAGAACCCCAACGGCGGCGAGGAAATGGTGCATCGCAGCCCACAGGACATCATGGACGAAATCGCCGCGCTGGATGCGGAGAGTGCGGAGGTGTTGGGGAATATCCGGGGAATCTTGGGCGTAGCCGAAAGAGAGGGAGTATGAAGGAAGGGTGGCAGACAAAGACGTTGGGCGACGTGTGCATATTCGACAAAGCGCAAGGGATTCATCGCGGATTGCCTTACGTCGGGCTTGAACACATCGAATCTCACACCGCTCGGTTCATTGGCTCATTCGAGCCTCAGCCGGCTCAAAGCTCGACCTTTAGATTCTCTGAAGAACACGTTCTTTATGGTCGGCTTCGACCTTATCTGAATAAGGCATTAGCGCCAGATTTCGACGGTCATTGCTCAACTGAAATCTTCCCGTTGAAGCCGAGTGCTGAACTCTCGCGGGAGTATCTGCTGTTTTGGCTTCTTGCCGATGAGACGTGCGACCGCATCAACGCAACATGCACTGGAGCACGAATGCCTCGTGCTCAGATGAACGAGGTGCTGGGTTTCGAGATACCTGTCCCCCCGCTCGCCGAACAGCAGCGGATCGTCGGACTGCTGGACGAAGCGTTTGCCGGCATCGCCACGGCCAGAGCCAACGCCGAAAAGAACCTTCGAAATGCCGGCGCGCTTTTCGAGAGCCATTTGCAATCCGTCTTCAGCCGGCGGGGTGAGGGGTGGGTGGAGACGACGCTCGGAGCTCACATTGACCTTTTGGCTGGGTTCGCTTTCAAGAGCGCAAATTACACTACTCACGAAAAGGATATTCGCCTTCTGCGAGGTGACAACATTATCCAAGGTTGTCTTCGCTGGGACGACGTTAAGCGGTGGCCCGCCAATAATACTAAGGAATATGAGCGATACCGGCTCTGCGAGGGGGACGTCGTGTTGGCGATGGACCGTCCTTGGGTCAAAGCCGGATTGAAGCACGCGACGATTTCCCGTGATGACTTACCATGTTTGCTCGTTCAACGAACGGCTCGTCTTCGGGGCGGAGCGAACTTGGACAACCGCTTCTTAAAGCTACTCATTGGAAGTTTTGCTTTTACCGCTCACATTCTTGGCGTTCAAACGGGCATTGGCGTTCCGCACATCAGCGGACAGCAGATTAAAGACTTCGAGTTTGCTCGTCCGCCACTTGTCGAACAACGACTCATTGCGGACAACCTCGAATCCCTTCGCGAAGAAACCCAACGCCTCGCCCGCATCTACGAGCGGAAGCTCGCCGCGTTGGAGGTGTTGAAGAAATCGTTGTTGCACCAGGCCTTCACCGGGGCGTTGTAGGCGGACCCCATTGACCGGGCTGACGGTACGGAGGGGCTTTTTGAGGTGCTTGTACTGGAACAGGTTTAAAGAGGGCCCCCATTCACCGGGCTGGCGGTACGGCGGAGCAGTTTTAAGTGCTGGTGCCGTCATAAGGTCAATCCGGTCAACAAGGAGCCTCACCCAAGAAAGTTGCCATGCCTGAGCTGTTTGACAAACGCGGCGGATTCCGCCGGCTGCATTCGTTTACGCTGGCCACGGTGGTGCAGCTGGAGACGCTGCGGTTCTGCCGGCGTTTTCTGACGTTCGACCACCGCGAGGCCGGCGTGAAGTTCTACGACCCCAAAGGCCGGCAATACGACCAGATGACCCAGGCCGCCCGCAGCGGACGGCAGAACATTATCGAAGGCTCGGAGCGATCCGCCACCTCGAAGGACACCGAGATGAAGCTGACCGATGTCGCGCGCGCAAGCCTCAGCGAATTGCGGGGCGACTACGAGATGTTCATCCTGGACCGCGGACTCCTGCCGTGGTCCGTCCACACCCCCGATGCCCGGGCCATCAACGCCATCTCGCTCGATCCCGCGCCGTTCACCGACGACATGTCCACCAGTCGGCCCGGCATGCCCTAGAACAACGTAAAAAATACGCGCCGTGGCTCGATTCCGACGATGCCACCGTAGTGGCCAACGCCCTGCTCATCATCATTGGCCGCGCCCTGAACATGTTGAAGAGCCAGATCGAGGCGCAGGGGAGGGCGTTTGAAGAAGCGGGGGGCTTCAGCGAACGCCTCACGGCGAGGCGAATCGAGGTACGGGACAGGCAACGATCCTCGGACGCGCCCGAATGCCCGCAATGCGGCAAGCCCCTGCGCCGGCGGAAGTCGGCCAAAGGGGATTTCTGGGGATGCCCGGCGTTTCCCGAATGCAAAGGAACCCGCCCCGCCTAACGCCATAAAGGATACGTCGTCCACACACGTACGGCATGTCGCTTTGCGTCAACCCCGTCAATACGGTCCCCCCAAGAACCACCCATGAACGAAGCCGAAACCCGAGCCGAATACATCGACCCCGCGCTGGCGGCGGCGGGGTGGGGTGTTGTCGATGGCAGCCGGATCCGGCGGGAGTTTCCCATAGCGCCGGGGCGTATCGAAGGGCTCGGCCGGCGGGGGAAGGCGCTGATTGCGGACTACGTGTTGGAGTACCGCAACCGGAAGCTGGCGGTGGTCGAGGCCAAAGCGTGGGATCAGGACCTGACTGTGGGCGTGGCGCAGGGCAAGTACTATGCGGGCAAGCTGGCGGTGCGCTTCGCCTATGCCACCAATGGGCAGGGGATCTACGCCATCGACATGGATAAGGGGCAAGAAGGGGAGATCGTCGCTTACCCCACGCCGGATGCCCTCTGGGCCATGACTTTTGCTGCAGAGAACGCCTGGCGGGATCGGTTCGCAGCCGTGCCGTTCGAGGACAAGGGCGGCTCGCATCCGACCCGGTATTACCAGGACATCGCCGTCGGGCGGGTGATGCAGGCCATCGCCGAAAACCGGCCGCGCATCCTGCTGACGCTCGCCACCGGCACCGGCAAAACCTTTATCGCATTTCAGATTGCGTGGAAGCTGTTCCACGCCCGCTGGAGCCTCAGCCGCGAAGCGCTGCGCCGGCCGCGTATCCTCTTCCTCGCCGATCGCAATATCCTGGCGAACCAGGCGTACAACGCCTTCTCGGCCTTCCCCGAGGACGCCCTGGTGCGCATCGAGCCGGGCGATATCCGCAAGAAGGGCAAAGTGCCGAAGAACGGGAGCCTGTTCTTTACCATCTTCCAGACCTTCATGAGCGGCCCGCCCCGAGACGGGCAGCCTTCACCCTACTTCGGCGATTATCCGCCGGATTTCTTCGACTTCGTCGTCATCGACGAGTGCCATCGGGGCGGGGCGAACGACGAAAGCAACTGGCGCGGCATCCTCGACTACTTCGCACCCGCCGTGCAACTCGGCCTCACCGCCACGCCCAAGCGGAAGGATAACGTGGACACCTATGCCTACTTCGGCGAGCCGGTATATACCTACTCGCTCAAGGACGGTATCAACGACGGTTTCTTGACACCCTTCCGCGTCAAGCAGATTCAGACGACGCTGGACGAGTACGTGTTTACGTCCGACGATACCATCGTGGAGGGGGAGATCGAGGCCGGAAAGCGGTACGTGGAGGACGACTTCAACCGGAGCATCGAGATCCGCGAGCGGGAGAAAAAGCGTGTGGAAATCTTCCTCTCGCAGATCAATCCGAACGAAAAGACCCTGGTATTCTGCGCCAACCAGGCCCACGCGCTCCTCGTTCGCGACCTCATCAACCAGCTCAAGACGAGCAAGGACCCAAACTACTGCCACCGCGTCACGGCGGACGACGGCGCGCTGGGCGAGCAGCACCTGCGCGACTTTCAGGATAACGAGAAAACCATTCCGACCATCCTGACCACCTCGCAAAAGCTCTCGACCGGCGTGGACGCCCGTAATGTCCGCAACATCGCGCTAATGCGCCCGATCCACTCGATGATCGAGTTCAAACAGATCATCGGGCGCGGCACGCGGCTCTTCGACGGTAAGGATTACTTCACGATTTACGACTTCGTGAAGGCCCACGTGCTCTTCACCGATCCCGAGTGGGACGGGGAGCCGCTAGAGCCGCAAGAGGTCCTGCCACCGAAGCCCATCAAACCCGAGAAACCAGACGTCGTCCGTGAAGAGCGCGAGGAGTGGACCGTTCGAAAACCCGTCAAAGTGAAGCTAGCGGATGGGAAGGAGCGCACCATCCAGCACATGACGATGACCAGTTTCTGGCATCCCGACGGCACCCCGATGTCCGCGCAACAGTTTCTGGAGCTGCTCTTCGGCAAACTGCCGGAGTTTTTCAAAGACGAGGCCGAACTCCGCACCATCTGGAGCGCCCCCGACACGCGTAAGAAACTCATGCAGGGGCTGGCGGAAAAAGGATTCGGGCACGACCAGCTGGCCGAGATGCAGAAGATCATCGACGCCGAGAAGAGCGACCTCTTCGACGTGCTGGCCCACGTTGCCTACGCGTTGCCGCCCGTCACCCGTGAAGTCCGCGCCGAGAACGCCCGAGCCCACATCACCACCCGCTTCGATGCCCGGCAGCAGGCGTTCCTGGATTTCGTCCTCCAGCACTACATCACCGTCGGCGTGGAAGAACTCGACCAGGAAAAGCTCACGCCGCTGCTCCTGCTGAAATACCACAACTCCATCGCGGATGCCGTGGCCGACCTGGGCGGCCGGCCCGAAGAGATCCACCGGGCATTCACCGGTTTTCAGAAGTATCTCTACCAGCTGCCGGCTGCGGCGTAGTGGAAGGAGGGGGCTGGCTGCAGCACAGTATATGCGTGTTGTCTCGTGATCCGCGACTCCCAACTCTTCTTAGGACGTCGATGGTCGTTAGGAGGGTATTGAATGAATACCGGAGTTATCGCCGGCATGAACTTTTTCGTTCGGTCGTAATGTAGTGACAGCGCGTGCCTGAGACAACACCGTAGGGTGGCGCTCGTTGGGATCTAGCTTTTGTAGGCAAAACGGGGCAACGCAGGCGGTGGCGATGCAAGGAGGACGAGGAGCCAGACAACGAACGCAAGTGCAGGGTGTGCTCTCATGGTGCGTTTCCGACGACGTTAGAAGGGTGTAGAGAAGGGGCCTAAGCCGGGGTAGCCGCCTAACGGTTGAGCTGTGTCGCGAAGGGCGACACGGCCTCGTTCACGGCTATTAGTCTTATGATGGCATTGAAGTGGGTCTTAATTTTCATCGATTGAGA
This DNA window, taken from Rhodothermales bacterium, encodes the following:
- a CDS encoding N-6 DNA methylase, whose translation is MFEQAFKNIDDVLWKDAGCTSELDYTEQTSWLLFLKYLDALESDRATAAALGGKSYSHILDLPYRWESWAAPRDKSGRIDHNAALTGDDLIQFVNGELFPYLHGFKQKATGPNTIEYKVGEIFGEIKNRIQSGYNLREAIDHIDELRFASQTEKHELSHLYEAKIKNMGNAGRNGGEYYTPRPLIRAIVAVTAPRLGETICDPAVGSAGFLCESFEYLKARNPQRTTAQDRTLQERTFYGKEKKSLAYVIAIMNMILHGIEAPNIIHTNTLAENLADVQEKDRFDIILANPPFGGKERKEVQQNFPIRTGETAFLFLQHFIKVLKAAGRAGIVIKNTFLSNTDNASVSLRQKLLEECNLHTVLDCPGGTFIGAGVKTVVLFFEKGTKTRKVWYYQLDPGRNMGKTNPLNDTDLAEFVELQKTFADSPKSWSVDVAAVDSKTFDLSVKNPNGGEEMVHRSPQDIMDEIAALDAESAEVLGNIRGILGVAEREGV
- a CDS encoding restriction endonuclease subunit S; translation: MKEGWQTKTLGDVCIFDKAQGIHRGLPYVGLEHIESHTARFIGSFEPQPAQSSTFRFSEEHVLYGRLRPYLNKALAPDFDGHCSTEIFPLKPSAELSREYLLFWLLADETCDRINATCTGARMPRAQMNEVLGFEIPVPPLAEQQRIVGLLDEAFAGIATARANAEKNLRNAGALFESHLQSVFSRRGEGWVETTLGAHIDLLAGFAFKSANYTTHEKDIRLLRGDNIIQGCLRWDDVKRWPANNTKEYERYRLCEGDVVLAMDRPWVKAGLKHATISRDDLPCLLVQRTARLRGGANLDNRFLKLLIGSFAFTAHILGVQTGIGVPHISGQQIKDFEFARPPLVEQRLIADNLESLREETQRLARIYERKLAALEVLKKSLLHQAFTGAL
- a CDS encoding four helix bundle protein — protein: MPELFDKRGGFRRLHSFTLATVVQLETLRFCRRFLTFDHREAGVKFYDPKGRQYDQMTQAARSGRQNIIEGSERSATSKDTEMKLTDVARASLSELRGDYEMFILDRGLLPWSVHTPDARAINAISLDPAPFTDDMSTSRPGMP
- a CDS encoding four helix bundle suffix domain-containing protein, which translates into the protein MANALLIIIGRALNMLKSQIEAQGRAFEEAGGFSERLTARRIEVRDRQRSSDAPECPQCGKPLRRRKSAKGDFWGCPAFPECKGTRPA
- a CDS encoding DEAD/DEAH box helicase family protein, with the protein product MNEAETRAEYIDPALAAAGWGVVDGSRIRREFPIAPGRIEGLGRRGKALIADYVLEYRNRKLAVVEAKAWDQDLTVGVAQGKYYAGKLAVRFAYATNGQGIYAIDMDKGQEGEIVAYPTPDALWAMTFAAENAWRDRFAAVPFEDKGGSHPTRYYQDIAVGRVMQAIAENRPRILLTLATGTGKTFIAFQIAWKLFHARWSLSREALRRPRILFLADRNILANQAYNAFSAFPEDALVRIEPGDIRKKGKVPKNGSLFFTIFQTFMSGPPRDGQPSPYFGDYPPDFFDFVVIDECHRGGANDESNWRGILDYFAPAVQLGLTATPKRKDNVDTYAYFGEPVYTYSLKDGINDGFLTPFRVKQIQTTLDEYVFTSDDTIVEGEIEAGKRYVEDDFNRSIEIREREKKRVEIFLSQINPNEKTLVFCANQAHALLVRDLINQLKTSKDPNYCHRVTADDGALGEQHLRDFQDNEKTIPTILTTSQKLSTGVDARNVRNIALMRPIHSMIEFKQIIGRGTRLFDGKDYFTIYDFVKAHVLFTDPEWDGEPLEPQEVLPPKPIKPEKPDVVREEREEWTVRKPVKVKLADGKERTIQHMTMTSFWHPDGTPMSAQQFLELLFGKLPEFFKDEAELRTIWSAPDTRKKLMQGLAEKGFGHDQLAEMQKIIDAEKSDLFDVLAHVAYALPPVTREVRAENARAHITTRFDARQQAFLDFVLQHYITVGVEELDQEKLTPLLLLKYHNSIADAVADLGGRPEEIHRAFTGFQKYLYQLPAAA